The Pseudomonas orientalis genome contains a region encoding:
- a CDS encoding PepSY-associated TM helix domain-containing protein, producing MSKKSRSKIWFLVHSWLALPIWFFVLIVCVTGTLAVVSQEIVWLANPDIRASKPSDDAQPLSFDQVIAAIKRDEPQVIVRSIIRPDESHFALMVGLSYPDGRSVDAYANPYTGALQGISPAFDFQQFTRALHGWWLVPFTNGFSWGWYLVSLLGLPLLASLVTGLVVYKRFWKGFLRPTLRIRHGARIFWGDFHRLSGIWSIWFIAVISITGTWFLIQAILGDNQISISSEPIVPVIAREKVPLSAPGVPAPMIALDDAIKIATQRIPGLEATFAFLPLNAYSHLQIGGRGWYPLMFQTAQLNPYSGEIAVSHLLSDRTALEFVTESMRPLHTGDFGGLWIKLIWAFFGLVLSMMVLSGLLIWTKRTALATLNAFKREAKTQRQPVPNPALQAETSETH from the coding sequence ATGTCGAAGAAGTCACGCTCGAAAATCTGGTTTCTCGTACACAGCTGGCTGGCGTTGCCCATCTGGTTCTTTGTCCTGATCGTCTGCGTCACCGGCACCCTGGCGGTGGTCAGCCAGGAAATCGTCTGGCTGGCCAACCCGGACATCCGCGCGAGCAAGCCGTCGGATGATGCCCAACCGCTGAGCTTCGACCAGGTGATCGCCGCCATCAAGCGCGACGAGCCCCAGGTCATCGTGCGCTCGATCATCCGTCCCGACGAATCGCACTTCGCGTTGATGGTAGGCCTCAGCTATCCGGACGGGCGTTCGGTCGATGCCTATGCCAACCCCTACACGGGCGCCCTCCAGGGGATCAGCCCGGCCTTCGACTTCCAGCAATTCACTCGCGCCCTCCACGGCTGGTGGCTGGTGCCGTTTACCAATGGCTTCAGTTGGGGCTGGTACCTGGTGTCGCTGCTCGGCCTGCCGCTGCTGGCCTCGTTGGTCACGGGCCTTGTGGTGTACAAGCGTTTCTGGAAAGGTTTTTTGCGCCCCACCCTGCGCATCCGTCACGGCGCACGGATTTTCTGGGGCGACTTCCACCGCCTGAGCGGTATCTGGTCAATCTGGTTCATCGCCGTCATCTCCATTACCGGCACCTGGTTCCTGATCCAGGCGATTCTGGGTGACAACCAGATCTCCATTTCCAGCGAGCCCATCGTGCCGGTGATTGCCCGGGAAAAGGTGCCGCTGTCCGCACCCGGCGTGCCGGCCCCGATGATTGCCCTGGACGACGCGATCAAGATCGCCACCCAGCGCATCCCCGGGCTGGAAGCCACCTTTGCCTTCCTGCCGCTCAATGCCTACAGCCACCTGCAGATCGGCGGGCGCGGCTGGTACCCGCTGATGTTCCAGACCGCGCAACTGAATCCCTACAGCGGTGAAATCGCCGTATCGCACCTGCTGTCCGACCGCACCGCGCTGGAGTTCGTCACCGAGTCCATGCGCCCGCTGCACACCGGTGATTTTGGCGGCCTGTGGATCAAGCTGATCTGGGCCTTCTTCGGCCTGGTGCTGAGCATGATGGTGTTGAGCGGCTTGCTGATCTGGACCAAGCGCACCGCCCTGGCCACCCTCAACGCCTTCAAACGCGAGGCCAAGACCCAGCGCCAGCCTGTGCCCAACCCGGCCTTGCAGGCTGAAACCTCGGAGACTCACTGA